From a region of the Impatiens glandulifera chromosome 4, dImpGla2.1, whole genome shotgun sequence genome:
- the LOC124935725 gene encoding cold shock protein 2-like, which translates to MADDSTRSRGTVRWFDNQKGFGFISPDDGGEDLFVHQSAIKSDGFRTLQESQIVEFSVILENDRTKAIDVTGPEGSSLDDGRKDDFVGGRGGGGRTGGYGSRTGGGGGGFGSNGGGGFRRNGGGGGGGGCYVCGEAGHLARDCRRQGSGGGGGGGGGSGGGACFNCGSYGHLARDCNSGRSVGGGGGRGGGGGGPGACYNCGGQGHIARECPSGGGGGAGGGGRYGGGGGGGGGGNSCYNCGEQGHFARECPNNAGA; encoded by the coding sequence atggCGGACGATAGCACCAGATCCAGAGGTACCGTCCGTTGGTTCGATAATCAGAAGGGTTTCGGTTTCATTAGCCCAGACGACGGCGGTGAAGATCTATTCGTTCATCAATCCGCCATCAAATCCGATGGTTTCAGGACTCTTCAAGAGTCTCAGATTGTTGAGTTCTCTGTCATCTTGGAGAATGACCGCACCAAAGCCATTGATGTCACCGGTCCTGAAGGATCTTCTCTTGATGATGGCCGTAAGGACGATTTCGTAGGCGGTCGTGGCGGCGGTGGTCGGACTGGCGGTTATGGCTCCAGAACTGGAGGAGGCGGTGGTGGGTTTGGATCCAACGGCGGTGGAGGATTCAGGAGGAATGGCGGTGGCGGAGGAGGCGGTGGTTGTTATGTTTGTGGTGAAGCTGGTCATTTGGCAAGGGATTGTCGCCGCCAGGGTAGCGGCGGTGGTGGCGGCGGCGGTGGAGGCAGCGGTGGCGGcgcttgttttaactgtggtagcTATGGACATCTAGCTAGGGATTGCAACAGTGGTCGATCTGTCGGCGGCGGTGGTGGTCGAGGTGGTGGCGGCGGCGGTCCTGGTGCTTGTTACAACTGTGGTGGACAGGGTCATATAGCTAGGGAATGTCCTAGTGGTGGAGGCGGTGGTGCTGGAGGCGGTGGAAGATACGGCGGTGGTGGTGGCGGCGGTGGCGGTGGAAACAGCTGCTACAACTGTGGAGAACAGGGACATTTTGCTAGAGAATGCCCAAACAACGCAGGAGCTTAA
- the LOC124935723 gene encoding L-ascorbate peroxidase 3-like, with the protein MAVPVVDAGYLNEIEKVRRDLRALISYKNCAPIMLRLAWHDAGTYDFHTQTGGPDGSIRNEKELMHGANNGLKIAIDLCETVKAKHPKITFADLYQLAGVVAVEVTGGPTIKFVPGRKDSIDSPEEGRLPDARQGSGHLRDVFYRMGLSDKDIVALSGGHTLGRAHPERSGFDGAWTSDPLKFDNSYYVELLKEESEGLLKLPTDKALIQDPTFRSFVEVYAKDEDVFFKDYGESHKKLSELGFKPSHCYNTILAQSAVGVGVAAAIVVFSYLFEVNRRVN; encoded by the exons ATGGCGGTACCTGTAGTTGATGCTGGATATCTCAATGAAATCGAGAAAGTTCGTCGAGATCTCCGAGCTCTCATCTCTTACAAGAACTGTGCACCTATCATGCTCCGTTTGGC ATGGCACGATGCTGGAACTTATGATTTTCACACTCAGACAGGGGGACCTGATGGGTCAATCAGGAATGAGAAAGAGCTTATGCATGGTGCTAATAATGGCCTCAAAATAGCAATTGATCTATGTG AAACAGTGAAGGCTAAACATCCCAAAATTACATTTGCTGACCTTTACCAG CTTGCTGGTGTAGTTGCTGTTGAAGTTACAGGAGGTCCTACCATTAAATTTGTTCCAGGGAGAAAG GATTCAATTGATTCTCCAGAAGAAGGCCGACTTCCTGATGCAAGACAAG GGTCTGGGCATCTAAGGGATGTATTTTACAGAATGGGTTTATCAGATAAGGATATTGTAGCACTATCTGGAGGTCACACACTAGGAAGGGCACATCCAGAAAGATCAGGTTTTGATGGGGCCTGGACTAGTGATCCTCTGAAATTTGACAACTCATACTATGT GGAGCTTTTGAAAGAGGAATCTGAAGGTCTCTTGAAACTCCCAACCGATAAAGCTCTCATACAAGATCCAACATTCCGATCATTTGTCGAGGTTTATGCAAAG GATGAAGATGTGTTCTTCAAAGACTATGGTGAATCACACAAGAAACTATCTGAGCTTGGATTTAAACCATCTCATTGTTACAACACAATACTAGCCCAAAGTGCTGTTGGGGTTGGTGTGGCTGCAGCCATAGTGGTTTTTAGTTATCTGTTTGAGGTCAATAGAAGAGTCAATTGA
- the LOC124936541 gene encoding beta-D-glucosyl crocetin beta-1,6-glucosyltransferase-like, which yields MLPWLAYGHVSPYLELAKRLADRNFQIYLCSTPINLSSIKKRVTQKYSQSIKLIEFHIPSQPDLPDPSFHTTNGLPLHLNSVLKRAMEMASPSVTETIKTLKPDILIYDFEHQQALIEAASLGVPIVQFFIMSASILCNYFKAVLKPDVKIPLSSTNLRATNYWQRKRQEMLRQYTNDQGQSRDSVQPTRKATDTVLVKTFVELEGKYIEYGPKLFGIKIVPTGPLVQKPEEDGEDNKEVMEWLNKKEKSSTVFVSFGTEYFLSREEREEIARGLELSMVNFIWVLRFSIEDKISIEEALPNGFLTRVGDRGLVVEKLVPQARILGHPNVGGFVSHCGWGSTMEAMSFGIPIVAIPMSLDQPGNARLVEEMDVGLEVNRDDNGGLSGEEIAEFIREVMVGENGKKIRVKVGEMKDKIKSEGEEDIDGVVEELIRLHNKNINGESKD from the exons ATGCTCCCATGGCTAGCCTATGGCCATGTCTCTCCTTATCTAGAACTTGCCAAAAGACTTGCAGACCGAAACTTCCAAATTTATCTATGTTCAACTCCGATCAATCTGAGTTCTATCAAGAAAAGGGTCACCCAGAAATACTCTCAATCGATCAAACTCATCGAATTCCATATCCCATCTCAACCAGACCTCCCTGATCCCAGTTTCCACACAACAAATGGCCTCCCACTTCATCTCAATTCAGTTCTCAAAAGAGCCATGGAGATGGCCAGCCCATCTGTCACCGAAACAATTAAAACCCTTAAACCAGACATACTCATTTACGACTTCGAACATCAACAAGCCTTAATCGAAGCCGCCTCCCTCGGAGTACCCATCGTTCAGTTCTTCATCATGAGCGCATCCATACTCTGTAACTACTTCAAAGCTGTACTGAAACCTGATGTTAAAATCCCTCTTTCCTCCACGAATCTGCGGGCAACTAACTACTGGCAACGGAAAAGACAAGAAATGTTAAGACAATATACAAATGATCAAGGCCAAAGTAGAG ATAGTGTGCAGCCCACCCGTAAAGCTACTGACACAGTACTGGTGAAGACTTTTGTAGAATTAGAAGGGAAATACATCGAGTATGGACCAAAACTGTTTGGTATAAAGATAGTCCCTACAGGTCCTCTGGTTCAAAAACCAGAAGAAGATGGTGAAGATAATAAAGAGGTCATGGAGTGGCTTAACAAGAAAGAGAAATCATCAACTGTTTTTGTGTCGTTTGGAACCGAGTACTTCCTGTCGAGAGAGGAAAGAGAGGAAATAGCAAGAGGGTTGGAGCTAAGCATGGTGAATTTCATTTGGGTACTTAGATTTTCCATTGAAGATAAGATTTCAATTGAAGAAGCCCTACCCAATGGCTTCCTTACTAGGGTAGGAGACAGAGGACTTGTAGTTGAGAAATTGGTTCCGCAAGCAAGGATCTTGGGGCATCCAAATGTTGGAGGATTTGTAAGCCATTGTGGGTGGGGTTCTACAATGGAGGCTATGTCATTTGGAATCCCAATTGTGGCTATACCCATGAGCTTAGACCAACCGGGGAATGCGAGGCTTGTGGAGGAAATGGATGTGGGGTTGGAAGTGAATAGAGATGATAATGGAGGGCTTAGCGGGGAAGAGATTGCAGAGTTCATAAGGGAAGTGATGGTTGGTGAAAATGGGAAGAAGATAAGGGTTAAAGTTGGAGAAATGAAAGACAAAATCAAAagtgaaggagaagaagacattGATGGTGTTGTGGAAGAATTGATCAGGCttcacaataaaaatattaatggaGAAAGCAAAGATTAA